In Allomuricauda ruestringensis DSM 13258, the following proteins share a genomic window:
- a CDS encoding PA0069 family radical SAM protein — MPSKEFLKGRGAQKNTSNRFLQHVYEMREDFLEFCRLEGEEAESNKTKYIPIFPKTIVNKVDSPDVGMGYSMNPYQGCEHGCIYCYARNTHEYWGYSAGLDFERRILVKESAPELLETKIKHKKWKAQTIVLSGNTDCYQPAEQRFEITRKCLEVFLKYRHPVGIITKNALVLRDLDILKELNKHQLVGVNISVTSLSEKTRRKLEPRTASIQKRLKTIQVLSENNIPVNAMLAPMIPGINSHELLPLAKAVADHGALSFGLTVVRLNGAIGQIFSDWIKKAMPDRAEKVLHQIQDCHGGTLNDSRFGTRTKGEGKIAEQIHEMAHLAKKRYFKGKTFPRLNMELHNQYKDGQMRLF, encoded by the coding sequence ATGCCGTCCAAAGAGTTTCTAAAAGGGAGAGGAGCACAGAAAAACACAAGCAATCGGTTTTTGCAACATGTGTATGAGATGCGGGAGGATTTTTTGGAATTCTGCCGTTTGGAAGGAGAGGAAGCTGAAAGCAACAAAACAAAGTACATTCCTATTTTTCCAAAAACGATTGTCAACAAAGTGGATAGCCCCGATGTGGGGATGGGATATTCCATGAACCCTTACCAGGGCTGCGAGCATGGTTGTATTTATTGTTATGCCAGAAACACCCACGAATATTGGGGCTATAGTGCAGGTTTGGATTTTGAACGACGAATATTGGTGAAAGAATCGGCACCAGAGCTTTTAGAAACCAAGATCAAGCATAAAAAATGGAAAGCACAGACCATTGTGCTGTCCGGCAATACGGATTGTTACCAACCCGCAGAGCAAAGGTTCGAGATTACACGTAAATGCCTTGAAGTTTTTTTAAAGTATCGCCACCCTGTGGGCATCATCACAAAAAATGCTTTGGTTCTTCGTGATTTGGACATTTTAAAAGAGCTGAACAAACACCAATTGGTCGGGGTCAATATCTCTGTTACATCATTATCGGAAAAGACGAGACGAAAATTGGAACCCAGAACGGCATCCATTCAAAAACGATTAAAGACCATTCAGGTGTTATCCGAGAACAATATACCCGTCAATGCTATGCTGGCACCCATGATCCCTGGAATAAATTCCCACGAGTTGTTGCCATTGGCCAAGGCCGTGGCCGACCATGGAGCCCTTTCCTTTGGGTTAACGGTAGTGCGGCTCAATGGGGCCATAGGTCAAATATTTTCGGACTGGATAAAAAAAGCAATGCCAGATAGGGCGGAAAAAGTTTTACATCAAATACAGGATTGCCATGGAGGAACATTAAATGATAGCCGATTTGGCACAAGAACAAAAGGAGAGGGTAAAATTGCGGAGCAAATACACGAAATGGCCCATTTGGCCAAGAAGCGATATTTTAAAGGCAAAACCTTTCCTCGGTTGAACATGGAGCTTCACAATCAATACAAAGATGGGCAGATGAGGTTGTTTTAA
- a CDS encoding GlsB/YeaQ/YmgE family stress response membrane protein, with protein sequence MGILYALLIGALAGWLAGKIMKGGGFGLLLNIILGIVGGIVGNWLFGALGVHIGSGIIGHLITGVIGAVVILFIAGLFKK encoded by the coding sequence ATGGGTATTTTATATGCTTTATTGATCGGTGCCCTGGCCGGATGGCTTGCGGGCAAAATCATGAAAGGGGGCGGCTTTGGTCTTCTTTTGAATATTATTTTAGGAATTGTTGGTGGTATTGTGGGCAATTGGCTTTTTGGTGCTCTTGGGGTTCATATAGGGTCGGGAATTATTGGCCACCTCATCACCGGGGTTATTGGCGCCGTAGTGATTCTTTTCATTGCCGGGCTGTTCAAGAAATAA
- a CDS encoding RNA polymerase sigma factor has translation MDLEELIHNCKKGNRQAQAELYRRYSGILFGMCLKYSRNKTEAEDNLHDSFMTIFDKVDQFSFKGSFEGWIKRITVNTVLQKYRKDQYLNVVSENTEDEVEVETEGADISLSTLLGYIQELPHKYRLTFNLYVLDGHSHKEISEMLGTSTGTSKSNLARAKAILRDKIEKAKINIA, from the coding sequence TTGGATCTTGAAGAACTTATACATAACTGTAAAAAGGGAAATCGACAGGCCCAAGCCGAGCTATACCGGAGATACTCTGGTATTCTTTTCGGTATGTGCCTCAAATATTCCCGTAACAAAACGGAAGCGGAGGACAATCTGCACGACAGTTTTATGACCATATTCGACAAGGTCGACCAGTTCAGTTTTAAAGGATCTTTTGAAGGTTGGATCAAACGGATAACCGTAAACACGGTACTCCAGAAATACAGAAAAGACCAATACCTCAACGTAGTTTCGGAAAATACAGAAGATGAGGTAGAAGTGGAAACAGAGGGCGCAGACATAAGCCTCTCCACCTTATTGGGTTATATACAAGAGCTGCCACATAAATATAGGTTAACGTTCAACCTTTACGTATTGGACGGCCACAGTCACAAAGAAATCAGTGAGATGTTGGGGACATCCACCGGAACCTCAAAATCCAATTTGGCAAGGGCCAAGGCCATTTTGAGGGATAAAATAGAAAAAGCCAAAATAAACATTGCTTAA
- the recA gene encoding recombinase RecA — protein MSKEKEAKLKALKLTLDKLDKTYGKGAVMKMGDSVVEDVEVIPSGSLGLDIALGVGGYPRGRVIEIYGPESSGKTTLTLHAIAEAQKAGGIAAFIDAEHAFDRFYAKKLGVDIDNLIISQPDHGEQALEITENLIRSGAIDIVIVDSVAALTPKSEIEGEMGDSKMGLHARLMSQALRKLTSTISKTKCTVIFINQLREKIGVMFGNPETTTGGNALKFYASVRLDIRRSTQIKSTDGDVQGNKTRVKVVKNKVAPPFKTAEFDIMYGEGISKIGEILDLGVAYEIVKKSGSWFSYGDTKLGQGRDAVKSLLMDNPELSEELEAKIKEAITAVSE, from the coding sequence ATGAGCAAAGAGAAAGAAGCAAAATTAAAAGCCCTCAAACTTACATTGGACAAACTGGACAAAACCTACGGTAAAGGTGCTGTCATGAAAATGGGGGATAGTGTTGTTGAAGATGTGGAGGTAATCCCTTCTGGCTCATTGGGATTGGATATTGCCCTCGGCGTAGGGGGTTACCCAAGAGGACGGGTGATTGAAATTTACGGCCCCGAATCTTCAGGTAAAACCACGTTGACCCTACACGCCATTGCCGAAGCTCAAAAAGCTGGCGGTATTGCCGCTTTTATTGATGCAGAACATGCTTTTGACCGCTTTTATGCCAAAAAGTTAGGAGTTGATATTGACAACTTGATCATCTCCCAACCCGATCATGGAGAGCAAGCCTTGGAAATTACAGAAAACTTGATTCGCTCCGGTGCTATTGATATTGTAATTGTGGATTCCGTAGCGGCCCTTACACCAAAAAGCGAGATTGAGGGTGAAATGGGAGATTCCAAAATGGGATTGCACGCTCGATTGATGTCTCAAGCACTGAGAAAATTGACTTCTACCATCAGCAAAACAAAATGCACCGTAATCTTTATTAACCAATTGAGGGAAAAGATCGGGGTAATGTTCGGAAACCCCGAAACAACCACCGGTGGTAATGCCCTTAAATTTTACGCATCTGTACGATTGGACATTAGGCGTTCTACACAAATTAAAAGTACTGATGGCGATGTACAAGGGAACAAGACCCGGGTAAAAGTGGTGAAAAACAAAGTGGCCCCTCCTTTTAAAACTGCCGAATTTGACATTATGTACGGCGAAGGGATTTCCAAAATAGGAGAAATACTTGATTTGGGAGTTGCCTACGAAATTGTCAAGAAAAGTGGTTCTTGGTTCAGCTATGGCGACACCAAATTGGGTCAAGGAAGGGATGCCGTAAAATCACTTCTAATGGACAACCCAGAACTATCCGAAGAATTGGAAGCAAAAATTAAAGAGGCCATTACTGCAGTAAGCGAATAG
- the trpS gene encoding tryptophan--tRNA ligase, producing MARILTGIQSTGTPHLGNILGAISPAIEMAEDPKNDSFLFIADMHSLTQIKDGELLRNNTYAIAAAWLAFGLDIEKTVFYRQSDIPQTAELAWYLSCFFPYQRLTLAHSFKDKADRLEDVNAGLFTYPMLMAADILLYDADIVPVGKDQLQHLEMTRDVASRFHNQMGETFVMPEAKVHEQTMYVPGTDGEKMSKSRGNLINLFQPDKKLRKQIMGIVTDSTPMEEPKDPSKDNVFALYKLLASTAQIEEMSANYLAGNYGYGHAKQALYELILKKFEEPREKFEYYMNHKNEVDEALAFGAEKARKVADSVLLRVREKLGY from the coding sequence ATGGCCCGAATTCTGACCGGAATACAAAGCACAGGCACACCCCACTTGGGTAATATTTTGGGAGCAATTTCGCCTGCCATTGAAATGGCGGAGGATCCCAAAAACGACTCCTTTCTCTTTATTGCAGATATGCACTCGCTTACCCAAATTAAGGATGGTGAGCTGTTACGAAACAACACCTATGCCATAGCTGCAGCTTGGCTGGCCTTTGGCCTTGATATTGAAAAAACTGTTTTTTACAGACAGAGCGATATTCCACAAACAGCTGAATTGGCTTGGTACCTTAGCTGCTTTTTTCCGTACCAGCGATTAACATTGGCACATTCCTTTAAGGACAAGGCCGATAGGTTGGAAGATGTGAACGCAGGGTTGTTTACCTACCCCATGCTTATGGCAGCCGATATTTTATTGTATGATGCTGATATTGTTCCCGTAGGGAAAGACCAGCTCCAGCATTTGGAAATGACCCGCGATGTGGCCTCCCGCTTTCATAACCAGATGGGCGAAACCTTTGTGATGCCCGAAGCCAAAGTACACGAGCAAACCATGTACGTGCCTGGTACGGATGGTGAAAAAATGAGCAAAAGCCGTGGCAACCTCATCAACCTGTTTCAACCGGACAAAAAACTCCGTAAGCAAATTATGGGCATTGTTACCGATAGTACGCCCATGGAAGAGCCCAAGGACCCAAGCAAGGACAATGTTTTTGCTTTGTACAAGCTATTGGCCTCTACTGCACAAATCGAAGAAATGAGCGCCAACTATTTAGCTGGAAACTATGGTTATGGACATGCTAAACAAGCCTTGTACGAACTCATTTTAAAAAAGTTTGAAGAACCCCGCGAAAAATTCGAATACTATATGAACCACAAAAACGAGGTGGACGAAGCCTTGGCCTTTGGTGCAGAAAAAGCTCGCAAAGTAGCTGATAGTGTTTTGCTTCGGGTTCGTGAAAAGTTGGGGTATTGA
- a CDS encoding rhodanese-related sulfurtransferase gives MQLYNTLSAKEREALIEEAGKERLTISFYKYAHIGNPQILRNHLFLAWNDMEVLGRIYVAHEGINAQLSVPAENFNTFKKHLDSITFLENVRLNIAIEQDNKSFLKLKVKVRKKIVADGLNDNTFDVTNKGIHVGAEQFNELIEDENTVLVDMRNHYESEIGHFKNAVTPDVDTFRDSLDIIEQDLAEHKEDKKLVMYCTGGIRCEKASAYYKHKGFKNVYQLEGGIIEYTRQVREKQLENKFLGKNFVFDHRRGERISNEVIAHCHQCGKPCDTHVNCANEACHLLFIQCDECAEAMNNCCSVDCKEIHALPYEEQKRLRKGKGASNKIFKKGRSPVLKYKK, from the coding sequence ATGCAACTGTACAACACATTAAGTGCAAAAGAAAGGGAAGCCCTTATTGAGGAAGCTGGAAAAGAACGGCTTACCATCTCTTTCTATAAATATGCACACATAGGCAATCCCCAAATTTTAAGGAACCATCTTTTTTTGGCTTGGAACGATATGGAAGTTCTAGGTCGGATTTATGTGGCCCACGAAGGAATAAACGCTCAACTTTCGGTACCCGCGGAAAACTTCAATACTTTTAAGAAACATTTGGACAGCATTACATTTTTGGAAAATGTGAGGTTGAACATCGCCATTGAGCAGGACAACAAATCGTTTTTGAAATTAAAGGTGAAGGTCCGCAAAAAAATTGTGGCGGATGGGCTGAACGATAACACTTTTGATGTCACCAATAAAGGAATCCACGTAGGTGCGGAACAGTTCAACGAACTTATTGAAGACGAGAATACTGTTCTGGTAGATATGCGAAACCATTACGAAAGCGAGATAGGCCATTTTAAAAATGCCGTAACACCCGATGTGGACACTTTCCGTGACTCACTCGATATCATTGAACAAGACCTTGCCGAACACAAGGAAGACAAAAAACTGGTAATGTACTGCACCGGTGGTATCCGTTGCGAAAAGGCGAGCGCCTATTACAAGCACAAAGGCTTCAAAAATGTGTACCAACTGGAAGGAGGTATCATTGAATACACCCGCCAGGTCAGGGAAAAACAGTTGGAAAATAAGTTTTTGGGGAAAAACTTTGTTTTTGACCACAGGAGGGGAGAACGTATATCAAACGAAGTGATAGCGCATTGCCACCAATGTGGCAAGCCCTGTGATACGCATGTGAACTGTGCCAATGAAGCCTGCCATTTACTGTTTATCCAATGCGATGAATGTGCGGAAGCCATGAACAATTGCTGCTCTGTGGATTGCAAGGAAATACACGCATTGCCCTACGAGGAGCAAAAACGTTTGCGCAAAGGCAAGGGAGCCAGCAACAAAATATTCAAAAAAGGACGTTCTCCTGTGTTGAAATACAAGAAGTAG
- a CDS encoding sensor histidine kinase, with translation MLRLTRNLSILLVCWLWHPCFAQEATFEKEVSFKMIKTSDTSLTVKDILNQTEEFKLPRQFEQKTDPKDIYWIRLDFENSIASKESDAIFYLKNNTFDYGAFYHKSKSGIAKKPIGQFDKDPIAKRIRGSNYYSYLEFNTQDLINDRYLMLKVQRITFKEDISNWHFNYSTLSPDKYGTPNDFHQQIFYGVFAGICLIIWFSTTSMYLFQQKRELLYYSTYLLLLFIYLTGRYFGFFQFVLNDSPLQHWASQGFIFSSNIAYGYFLIAYLNTKKDYLIIHYACLAAIVVNIAIIILMGIFYSLNYIDGLTFLVGHSQKTLNLYGLLACMFLFLIYRDTLMYIVLSATMVLCLGGLARYYLAAPNDGLYMNSLPYLIIGCSIEVIIFAFGLNYKAYLEFRENYRLREEVLINKIKALRAQINPHFIFNALGSIQHLILDKKNTSALKYLTKFSRLMRNVLESSIVANIPLDEEIEMLKDYLELESLRFNNSFTYNIQVDENLDETEIEVPSMVLQPFVENALIHGLLPKKEGPKELVIQFKAKEQQLWCIVDDSGVGRQSAKNKTHIYPKEKKSRGLEVTKQRLESLGVAQNPIQIIDKFDEDNRPLGTTVIIKIPI, from the coding sequence ATGCTAAGACTTACACGAAACCTATCCATTTTGCTTGTCTGTTGGTTATGGCACCCCTGTTTTGCCCAAGAAGCCACTTTTGAAAAAGAGGTTTCATTTAAAATGATCAAGACATCGGATACCAGTTTGACCGTAAAAGATATCCTTAACCAGACCGAAGAATTTAAACTTCCCCGTCAATTTGAACAAAAAACAGACCCAAAGGACATTTACTGGATTAGGTTGGATTTTGAGAACAGCATTGCTTCCAAGGAATCCGATGCTATCTTTTACCTTAAAAACAACACGTTTGATTACGGGGCCTTTTACCACAAAAGCAAAAGTGGCATCGCCAAAAAGCCCATCGGACAATTTGATAAAGACCCCATTGCCAAAAGAATCAGGGGTTCCAATTACTACTCTTACCTCGAGTTCAATACCCAAGACCTGATCAATGATCGTTATTTAATGCTCAAGGTCCAGCGCATTACCTTTAAGGAAGATATTTCCAATTGGCATTTTAATTACAGTACCCTATCGCCTGATAAGTACGGTACACCCAATGATTTTCACCAACAAATTTTTTATGGGGTTTTTGCAGGGATTTGTCTTATCATCTGGTTTTCCACAACTTCCATGTACCTGTTTCAACAAAAACGGGAATTGCTTTATTATTCCACATATTTACTTTTGCTCTTCATCTATTTGACCGGAAGGTATTTCGGTTTTTTTCAGTTTGTGCTTAATGATTCTCCGTTACAACATTGGGCATCCCAAGGCTTTATTTTTTCTTCCAATATAGCTTATGGCTATTTTTTGATAGCCTATCTCAACACCAAAAAAGATTATCTCATCATCCATTATGCTTGTTTGGCAGCGATTGTAGTCAATATCGCAATTATAATCCTAATGGGAATCTTTTACTCCTTAAACTATATTGATGGACTTACATTTCTTGTGGGGCATAGCCAAAAAACTCTCAACCTTTACGGATTGCTTGCCTGTATGTTCTTGTTTTTGATATACCGGGATACACTTATGTATATTGTCCTATCCGCAACAATGGTTCTCTGCCTTGGCGGTTTGGCGCGTTATTATTTGGCAGCCCCAAACGACGGGCTCTATATGAACAGTCTACCGTACTTGATCATAGGATGTTCCATTGAGGTAATCATATTTGCTTTTGGATTAAACTATAAGGCCTATCTGGAATTTAGGGAAAACTATAGATTGCGCGAGGAAGTACTCATCAACAAAATAAAGGCGCTACGGGCACAGATCAATCCACATTTTATATTTAATGCACTTGGTTCCATCCAACATCTTATACTGGACAAGAAGAATACAAGTGCTCTTAAATACCTGACCAAATTCAGTAGATTGATGCGTAACGTATTGGAGAGTTCCATAGTGGCCAACATACCTCTCGATGAAGAGATTGAAATGCTCAAAGACTATTTGGAACTGGAATCCCTTAGGTTCAACAATTCTTTCACGTACAACATTCAAGTCGATGAAAATTTGGATGAAACTGAAATTGAAGTGCCCTCCATGGTTTTGCAGCCCTTTGTGGAAAATGCCCTGATCCATGGTCTGTTGCCCAAAAAGGAAGGGCCCAAGGAGCTCGTTATCCAGTTTAAGGCAAAAGAACAACAACTCTGGTGTATAGTAGATGATTCGGGTGTGGGCAGACAATCGGCCAAAAACAAGACCCACATATATCCAAAAGAAAAAAAATCAAGAGGATTGGAGGTCACAAAACAACGGTTGGAATCCTTGGGGGTTGCCCAGAATCCTATCCAAATAATAGATAAGTTTGATGAAGATAATCGCCCTTTGGGCACCACGGTGATTATAAAAATACCGATATAG
- a CDS encoding outer membrane beta-barrel protein: MGKKNLEQLFKESFQDFQEVPDEKVWNSIEASLDKKKQKKRVVPIWWGLGGAAAVLAILLLAINPFAEEPKEEHIITDRENIAIPDETDNSEEKNNKGFNSPVTTSEKREDGLANTSDSENLEERNHQTTDNDLHENEVSAIAENDASSNSKMNDSADKTQAKNNGLIESEAISSEKDGAEKNTAIAMNDDEGQRRTTETDGDNNQVAQHTEEKEEAEKKSIYDAIEEQKEIEEAVAENKTGKWSVGPSLAPVYFDAAGDGSPVGADFSSNSKSGKFNLSYGLTVAYEVGKKLKIRSGVHRVNYGYNTNDVVFSSTLRAASANRIANIDYNPNSESIIVQSRENAKNAPAVNSKEIAFSEVPSLDGKMVQQLGYIEVPLEVNYAVLDKKLGVDLIGGVSSLFLVDNSVLLESNELVTEMGEANNINALNFSANVGMGLNYKFTPKVRFNIEPVFKYQLNTFSNVSGNFKPYSIGVYSGISFKF, translated from the coding sequence ATGGGGAAAAAGAATTTAGAGCAATTGTTCAAAGAAAGTTTTCAAGACTTTCAAGAAGTTCCGGACGAAAAAGTCTGGAACTCCATTGAAGCCTCTTTGGACAAAAAGAAACAAAAGAAACGGGTCGTTCCAATTTGGTGGGGCCTTGGGGGTGCAGCCGCTGTTTTGGCAATACTGCTGTTGGCAATCAATCCGTTTGCCGAAGAACCAAAAGAAGAACATATCATTACCGATAGGGAAAACATTGCTATTCCAGACGAAACCGATAATTCAGAAGAAAAGAACAATAAAGGTTTTAATAGTCCAGTGACTACTTCAGAAAAGCGAGAGGATGGTTTGGCAAATACTTCCGATAGTGAAAACTTGGAGGAAAGAAACCATCAAACAACCGATAACGACTTACATGAAAATGAGGTTTCAGCAATTGCCGAAAATGATGCTTCCAGCAATTCAAAAATGAATGACTCAGCTGATAAGACTCAGGCCAAAAACAATGGTTTGATCGAATCTGAAGCAATTTCTTCTGAAAAAGATGGCGCAGAAAAAAACACTGCCATTGCGATGAATGATGATGAAGGCCAAAGGCGAACCACTGAAACAGATGGGGATAACAATCAAGTTGCACAGCATACAGAAGAAAAAGAGGAAGCTGAAAAAAAATCCATTTACGATGCGATTGAAGAACAAAAGGAAATAGAAGAAGCGGTGGCAGAAAACAAAACGGGAAAATGGTCCGTTGGCCCTTCTTTGGCACCTGTATATTTTGATGCCGCTGGAGATGGTTCTCCTGTTGGAGCCGACTTCTCCTCCAACTCAAAATCGGGAAAATTTAATTTAAGCTATGGTCTTACGGTAGCGTATGAAGTTGGCAAAAAATTAAAAATACGTTCGGGAGTGCACAGGGTAAATTATGGCTACAATACCAACGATGTAGTTTTCTCTTCAACATTACGAGCTGCCTCGGCCAATAGAATAGCAAATATTGATTATAACCCAAACTCTGAATCTATAATTGTACAAAGTAGGGAAAATGCCAAGAACGCCCCTGCGGTCAATTCTAAAGAGATAGCATTCAGCGAAGTACCCTCCCTTGATGGCAAAATGGTTCAGCAATTGGGTTATATTGAGGTTCCATTGGAAGTAAATTACGCCGTTTTGGACAAAAAGCTCGGCGTTGATCTTATAGGAGGTGTAAGCTCGCTTTTCCTTGTGGACAATTCGGTTTTGTTGGAATCCAATGAACTGGTTACCGAAATGGGCGAGGCGAACAACATAAACGCTTTAAACTTTAGCGCCAATGTGGGTATGGGCCTCAATTATAAATTTACACCCAAGGTCAGGTTTAATATTGAACCTGTATTCAAGTATCAATTAAACACCTTTTCCAATGTGTCCGGCAATTTTAAACCTTATTCCATTGGAGTTTATAGCGGTATCAGCTTTAAGTTTTAA
- a CDS encoding histidine kinase: MKNNQFEDVLIYFSKSLMGKENEDDILWDVAKNCIGQLGFVDCVIYLVDDNKEYLIQKAAYGPKNPKDKTIYNPVKIPMGQGISGYVAQTAQAEIINDASKDPRYIEDDEARLSEICVPITCEDIVYGVIDCEHPEKGFFTDHHLKMLSAFAAICGIKIRSVRTHEALMEEHDRLIKIKEEMVELKLKSLSSQLNPHFVFNSLNSIQYFITSEKKRLALEYLSMFSKLIRFYLNQLGQETVHLKDEIDMLHSYLKLQKLRYDGLFDYDISLHENSKKMEEATIPSLVVQTLFENIIESAMYNQQKGQHFNVLLKIADTTVTLKVLHQSLQTGKSANNQSGYRESILQWQDQVNLLNAVKDFKITTTITHSFDNDIQKRSISLKLPNLI, translated from the coding sequence GTGAAAAATAATCAGTTTGAAGATGTCCTCATTTACTTTTCAAAATCGCTTATGGGAAAGGAAAATGAAGATGATATTCTCTGGGACGTGGCCAAGAACTGTATTGGCCAGTTGGGGTTTGTGGATTGTGTGATCTATCTTGTAGATGACAACAAGGAGTACTTGATCCAAAAAGCCGCATACGGCCCAAAAAACCCAAAGGACAAGACCATTTACAACCCAGTTAAAATTCCTATGGGCCAAGGAATATCGGGTTACGTGGCCCAAACGGCCCAAGCGGAAATTATTAACGATGCCTCTAAAGACCCTAGATATATTGAGGATGATGAGGCAAGACTATCGGAAATTTGCGTGCCCATTACCTGCGAGGATATTGTTTATGGCGTTATTGATTGCGAGCATCCCGAAAAAGGCTTTTTTACGGACCATCATCTTAAGATGCTCTCGGCCTTTGCCGCCATCTGTGGCATAAAAATTAGAAGCGTTCGCACCCACGAAGCGCTGATGGAAGAACACGATCGTTTGATAAAGATCAAAGAAGAGATGGTCGAGTTGAAGCTAAAAAGCCTGAGTTCGCAATTAAATCCACATTTTGTTTTCAATTCGCTCAATTCCATCCAGTATTTCATTACCTCGGAGAAAAAAAGACTGGCCTTGGAGTATTTGTCCATGTTCAGCAAGCTCATCCGATTTTACCTGAATCAATTGGGGCAGGAAACGGTTCACTTAAAAGATGAGATAGACATGCTCCATTCGTACCTGAAGCTTCAAAAGCTACGTTATGATGGTTTGTTCGATTATGACATATCTCTCCATGAAAACTCAAAAAAGATGGAAGAAGCGACCATTCCTTCCCTTGTAGTGCAAACGCTTTTTGAGAATATTATTGAAAGCGCCATGTACAACCAACAAAAGGGACAACATTTTAATGTGCTGCTAAAAATTGCCGACACTACTGTAACGCTCAAGGTTCTTCACCAATCGCTCCAGACAGGTAAATCCGCAAACAATCAATCAGGTTATCGCGAAAGCATTTTGCAGTGGCAAGATCAAGTCAACCTTCTAAATGCTGTAAAAGATTTTAAAATTACCACTACAATTACCCATAGTTTTGACAATGACATCCAGAAAAGAAGTATTTCCCTAAAACTTCCCAATCTGATATAA
- a CDS encoding lysophospholipid acyltransferase family protein translates to MLGIIRNAGHVVYRVWFYILVTVPILLFFPILLIFTISEKTYPHFFWLARNLWARPILYGMGCFPKIVREQRMVRGKSYMLVANHTSMLDIMLMLVISRNPFVFVGKKELESIPIFGFFYKRVCIMVDRENVRSRTRVYRRAQRRLDQGLSICIFPEGGVPEEDIVLDKFKDGAFKMAIAHKIPVVPMTFLDNKKRFSFTFFSGGPGQIRAKVHEFFETGILSASDTSTLREEVRNVILKELTKK, encoded by the coding sequence ATGCTTGGAATAATCAGAAATGCGGGACATGTAGTGTATAGGGTTTGGTTCTATATCTTGGTTACCGTTCCCATTCTATTATTTTTCCCGATTTTGCTCATTTTTACTATCTCCGAAAAAACCTACCCCCATTTTTTTTGGTTGGCACGGAATTTATGGGCCAGACCTATTTTGTACGGTATGGGCTGTTTTCCCAAGATTGTTCGCGAGCAGCGCATGGTGAGAGGAAAGAGCTATATGCTAGTGGCCAACCACACCAGTATGCTTGATATTATGCTGATGTTGGTGATTAGTAGAAACCCTTTTGTTTTTGTGGGCAAAAAGGAATTGGAGAGCATTCCCATTTTTGGATTTTTCTATAAACGGGTCTGCATAATGGTGGATAGGGAAAACGTTCGTAGTAGAACCAGGGTTTATCGTCGCGCCCAAAGAAGACTAGATCAAGGGCTGAGTATTTGTATTTTTCCGGAAGGGGGCGTGCCCGAGGAGGATATTGTTTTGGACAAGTTTAAGGATGGGGCGTTTAAAATGGCGATTGCCCATAAAATTCCTGTGGTACCCATGACTTTTTTGGATAATAAAAAACGCTTTTCATTTACCTTTTTTAGTGGCGGACCTGGACAAATCAGGGCTAAAGTGCACGAGTTTTTCGAGACTGGAATTTTGAGTGCGTCGGATACCTCTACTTTAAGGGAAGAGGTAAGAAATGTAATTTTGAAAGAACTGACCAAAAAGTAA